From the Erythrolamprus reginae isolate rEryReg1 chromosome Z, rEryReg1.hap1, whole genome shotgun sequence genome, one window contains:
- the LOC139154002 gene encoding olfactory receptor 14A2-like, with amino-acid sequence MHNYTSDFLLLEFSKIWELQIIYIALLLILYLMTLSGNLLIIIAVVSDHRLHIPMYFFLMNLAIQDIGSVSVIIPKAIFNSLTNTRHICYSGCVTQLLLFVFFLGSDIAVLTLMAYDRYVAICNPLQYEIIMNRAACTKMISCVWIASFLNSVMNTVETFIIPFCSNIINQFYCEIPHLLKIACSGSYISEIGVVMFSSTLGFGCFVFIVITYVKIFAAVLKIPSVHGRKKAFSTCLPHLTVFSIFLFTAYFAYLWPVSDNPSYADFVVTIMYSVVPSMLNPLIYSMRNKDIKVALFRFFSLRAFFKNN; translated from the coding sequence ATGCATAATTACACATCTGATtttcttcttttggaattttcAAAGATTTGGGAGCTACAGATTATATATATAGCTTTATTACTGATACTGTATTTAATGACATTATCAGGAAATCTTCTAATCATCATTGCAGTTGTATCTGACCACCGCCTTCACATCCCCATGTATTTCTTCCTGATGAACTTAGCTATACAAGACATTGGTTCAGTTTCAGTCATTATTCCTAAAGCCATTTTTAATTCCCTTACAAATACAAGACACATTTGTTACTCAGGATGTGTTACTCAACTcctcttgtttgttttctttctggGCTCTGATATTGCTGTCCTGACTCTCATGGCCTATGATCGGTATGTTGCCATCTGCAATCctttacaatatgaaataataaTGAACAGGGCAGCCTGCACCAAAATGATAAGCTGTGTGTGGATTGCCAGCTTTCTCAATTCTGTAATGAACACTGTTGAAACTTTCATTATTCCTTTTTGCTCTAATATTATCAATCAGTTTTACTGTGAAATCCCACATTTACTTAAGATTGCCTGCTCTGGATCATACATAAGTGAAATTGGAGTTGTAATGTTCAGTTCTACATTAGGatttggttgttttgtttttattgtcatTACCTATGTGAAGATTTTTGCTGCTGTTCTAAAAATTCCTTCAGTTCATGGAAGGAAAAAGGCCTTTTCCACCTGCTTACCACATCTCACAGTGTTTTCCATATTTTTGTTTACTGCCTACTTTGCTTATCTATGGCCCGTAAGTGACAATCCTTCATATGCTGATTTTGTGGTTACAATAATGTATTCTGTTGTCCCTTCCATGCTAAATCCATTAATCTACAGCATGAGAAATAAGGACATCAAAGTTgct